One genomic window of Peromyscus maniculatus bairdii isolate BWxNUB_F1_BW_parent chromosome 2, HU_Pman_BW_mat_3.1, whole genome shotgun sequence includes the following:
- the Galt gene encoding galactose-1-phosphate uridylyltransferase isoform X2: MKRPWQGQVEPQLLKTVPRHDPLNPLCPGATRANGEVNPHYEGTFLFDNDFPALQPDAPDPGPSDHPLFRAEAARGVCKVMCFHPWSDVTLPLMSVPEIRAVVDAWASVTEELGAQYPWVQIFENKGAMMGCSNPHPHCQVWASSFLPDVVQREERSQQSYHSQHGEPLLLEYGRQELLRKERLVLSSEHWLVLVPFWAVWPFQTLLLPRRHVRRLPELTPAERDDLASIMKKLLTKYDNLFETSFPYSMGWHGAPTGLKTGATCDHWQLHAHYYPPLLRSATVRKFMVGYEMLAQAQRDLTPEQAAERLRALPEVHYCLAKEDKETAAID; the protein is encoded by the exons ATGAAGCGACCCTGGCAAGGACAAGTGGAGCCCCAGCTTCTGAAGACAGTGCCCCGCCATGACCCACTCAATCCTCTGTGTCCCGGGGCCACACGAGCCAATGGGGAG GTGAATCCGCACTATGAAGGCACCTTCCTGTTTGACAACGACTTCCCGGCTCTGCAGCCCGATGCTCCGGATCCAG GACCCAGTGACCATCCTCTTTTCCGAGCAGAGGCCGCCAGAGGAGTTTG TAAGGTCATGTGCTTCCACCCCTGGTCGGATGTGACGCTGCCACTCATGTCAGTCCCTGAGATCCGAGCTGTCGTTGATGCCTGGGCCTCAGTCACAGAGGAGCTGGGTGCCCAGTACCCTTGGGTGCAG ATCTTTGAAAACAAAGGAGCCATGATGGGCTGttctaacccccacccccactgccag GTTTGGGCCAGCAGTTTCCTGCCCGATGTTGTCCAGCGTGAAGAACGGTCTCAGCAGAGCTatcacagccagcatggagagcCTCTATTGTTGGAATATGGCCGCCAAGAGCTCCTCAGGAAG GAACGTCTGGTCCTATCCAGCGAGCACTGGCTAGTCCTGGTCCCCTTCTGGGCAGTGTGGCCTTTCCAGACATTACTGCTGCCCCGGCGGCATGTGCGGCGGCTACCTGAGCTGACCCCTGCTGAACGTGATG ATCTGGCCTCCATCATGAAGAAGCTCTTGACCAAGTATGACAACCTATTTGAGACATCTTTCCCCTACTCCATGGGCTGGCACG GGGCGCCCACGGGATTAAAGACTGGGGCCACCTGTGACCACTGGCAGCTACACGCTCATTACTACCCGCCACTCCTGCGCTCCGCTACTGTCCGCAAGTTCATGGTTGGCTATGAAATGCTTGCCCAGGCGCAGCGGGACCTCACTCCTGAACAG GCTGCAGAGAGATTAAGGGCACTTCCTGAGGTACATTATTGCCTGGCGAAGGAAGACAAGGAAACCGCAGCCATCGATTGA
- the Galt gene encoding galactose-1-phosphate uridylyltransferase isoform X3: MCFHPWSDVTLPLMSVPEIRAVVDAWASVTEELGAQYPWVQIFENKGAMMGCSNPHPHCQVWASSFLPDVVQREERSQQSYHSQHGEPLLLEYGRQELLRKERLVLSSEHWLVLVPFWAVWPFQTLLLPRRHVRRLPELTPAERDDLASIMKKLLTKYDNLFETSFPYSMGWHGAPTGLKTGATCDHWQLHAHYYPPLLRSATVRKFMVGYEMLAQAQRDLTPEQAAERLRALPEVHYCLAKEDKETAAID; encoded by the exons ATGTGCTTCCACCCCTGGTCGGATGTGACGCTGCCACTCATGTCAGTCCCTGAGATCCGAGCTGTCGTTGATGCCTGGGCCTCAGTCACAGAGGAGCTGGGTGCCCAGTACCCTTGGGTGCAG ATCTTTGAAAACAAAGGAGCCATGATGGGCTGttctaacccccacccccactgccag GTTTGGGCCAGCAGTTTCCTGCCCGATGTTGTCCAGCGTGAAGAACGGTCTCAGCAGAGCTatcacagccagcatggagagcCTCTATTGTTGGAATATGGCCGCCAAGAGCTCCTCAGGAAG GAACGTCTGGTCCTATCCAGCGAGCACTGGCTAGTCCTGGTCCCCTTCTGGGCAGTGTGGCCTTTCCAGACATTACTGCTGCCCCGGCGGCATGTGCGGCGGCTACCTGAGCTGACCCCTGCTGAACGTGATG ATCTGGCCTCCATCATGAAGAAGCTCTTGACCAAGTATGACAACCTATTTGAGACATCTTTCCCCTACTCCATGGGCTGGCACG GGGCGCCCACGGGATTAAAGACTGGGGCCACCTGTGACCACTGGCAGCTACACGCTCATTACTACCCGCCACTCCTGCGCTCCGCTACTGTCCGCAAGTTCATGGTTGGCTATGAAATGCTTGCCCAGGCGCAGCGGGACCTCACTCCTGAACAG GCTGCAGAGAGATTAAGGGCACTTCCTGAGGTACATTATTGCCTGGCGAAGGAAGACAAGGAAACCGCAGCCATCGATTGA
- the Arid3c gene encoding AT-rich interactive domain-containing protein 3C: MEALQRQQAARLAQGVGPLAPPRLPLPQPPLLGARTLPAEGALGVVRAEEEEDAEEEEEGEAPLAEEEAAEESHLGARCPNSPSNQPPGLQPHEWTYEEQFKQLYELDADPKRKEFLDDLFSFMQKRGTPVNRVPIMAKQVLDLYALFRLVTAKGGLVEVINRKVWREVTRGLSLPTTITSAAFTLRTQYMKYLYPYECETRALSSPGELQAAIDSNRREGRRQAYTAVPLFSLAGPTPRGAPDPASGHGPTPAATPSCPGPAQGPASGLPAQACAQLSPSPVKKEETGIPPPRLALPVGLTLEAAREKLGPEEPPEKRAVLMGPMDPPRLGAPPSFLPRGKVPLREERLDGPLNLAGSGISSINMALEINGVVYTGILFARRQPVPASLGPTNPPPPPSTGAPSSTLP, encoded by the exons ATGGAGGCCCTGCAGAGGCAGCAGGCGGCGCGGCTGGCCCAAGGGGTGGGGCCTTTGGCCCCTCCGCGCCTACCGCTTCCACAGCCTCCCCTGCTTGGCGCCCGGACCCTACCGGCTGAGGGGGCCTTGGGGGTGGTTAgggctgaagaagaggaggacgctgaagaagaggaggagggagaggcaccCTTAGCAGAAGAAGAGGCAGCTGAGGAGAGCCATCTGGGAGCCCGGTGTCCCAACTCACCTTCCAACCAGCCCCCTGGTCTCCAACCACATGAGTGGACCTATGAGGAACAGTTCAAGCAG CTGTATGAACTGGATGCGGACCCCAAGAGGAAGGAGTTTCTGGATGACCTGTTTAGCTTCATGCAGAAGAGGG GGACGCCAGTGAACCGGGTGCCCATCATGGCCAAACAGGTGCTGGACCTGTACGCGCTGTTTCGCTTGGTGACAGCCAAGGGTGGCCTGGTGGAGGTCATCAACAGAAAAGTGTGGCGGGAGGTCACACGCGGCCTCAGTTTGCCAACCACCATCACCTCTGCCGCCTTCACGCTACGCACCCA GTACATGAAGTATTTGTACCCATACGAGTGCGAGACGCGGGCACTCAGTTCCCCAGGGGAGCTCCAGGCTGCCATAGACAGCAATCGGCGTGAAGGCCGTCGCCAGGCTTACACCGCGGTCCCGCTCTTCAGCTTAGCAGGGCCGACACCTCGGGGAGCTCCTGACCCCGCCTCGGGTCATGGCCCCACCCCGGCCGCGACCCCGAGCTGCCCGGGTCCTGCCCAGGGTCCTGCTTCTGGCTTGCCTGCGCAGGCGTGCGCTCAACTGAGCCCTAGCCCTGTAAAGAAAG aggaGACTGGGATTCCACCCCCTCGTCTGGCACTACCTGTGGGCTTGACCTTGGAGGCTGCACGGGAGAAGCTGGGACCAGAAGAGCCTCCAGAGAAGAGGGCTGTGCTGATGGGCCCCATGGACCCACCTCGACTGGGGGCACCTCCCAGTTTCCTGCCGCGTGGCAAGGTTCCTCTAAGGG AAGAGCGATTGGATGGGCCCCTCAATCTGGCAGGCAGTGGCATCAGCAGTATCAACATGGCGCTCGAGATCAATGGGGTGGTCTACACTG GTATCCTCTTTGCTCGACGCCAGCCTGTGCCAGCTTCCTTGGGTCCAACCAATCCTCCGCCTCCACCCTCTACAGGGGCCCCTTCCAGCACCTTGCCCTGA
- the Galt gene encoding galactose-1-phosphate uridylyltransferase isoform X1 has protein sequence MSQNGADPEQRPQASEADAMAVTFRASEHQHIRYNPLQDEWVLVSAHRMKRPWQGQVEPQLLKTVPRHDPLNPLCPGATRANGEVNPHYEGTFLFDNDFPALQPDAPDPGPSDHPLFRAEAARGVCKVMCFHPWSDVTLPLMSVPEIRAVVDAWASVTEELGAQYPWVQIFENKGAMMGCSNPHPHCQVWASSFLPDVVQREERSQQSYHSQHGEPLLLEYGRQELLRKERLVLSSEHWLVLVPFWAVWPFQTLLLPRRHVRRLPELTPAERDDLASIMKKLLTKYDNLFETSFPYSMGWHGAPTGLKTGATCDHWQLHAHYYPPLLRSATVRKFMVGYEMLAQAQRDLTPEQAAERLRALPEVHYCLAKEDKETAAID, from the exons ATGTCGCAAAACGGAGCTGATCCTGAGCAGCGCCCGCAGGCGTCAGAGGCGGACGCCATGGCAGTGACCTTCCGGGCGAGCG AACACCAGCATATTCGCTACAATCCGCTCCAGGATGAGTGGGTGTTAGTGTCGGCCCATCGCATGAAGCGACCCTGGCAAGGACAAGTGGAGCCCCAGCTTCTGAAGACAGTGCCCCGCCATGACCCACTCAATCCTCTGTGTCCCGGGGCCACACGAGCCAATGGGGAG GTGAATCCGCACTATGAAGGCACCTTCCTGTTTGACAACGACTTCCCGGCTCTGCAGCCCGATGCTCCGGATCCAG GACCCAGTGACCATCCTCTTTTCCGAGCAGAGGCCGCCAGAGGAGTTTG TAAGGTCATGTGCTTCCACCCCTGGTCGGATGTGACGCTGCCACTCATGTCAGTCCCTGAGATCCGAGCTGTCGTTGATGCCTGGGCCTCAGTCACAGAGGAGCTGGGTGCCCAGTACCCTTGGGTGCAG ATCTTTGAAAACAAAGGAGCCATGATGGGCTGttctaacccccacccccactgccag GTTTGGGCCAGCAGTTTCCTGCCCGATGTTGTCCAGCGTGAAGAACGGTCTCAGCAGAGCTatcacagccagcatggagagcCTCTATTGTTGGAATATGGCCGCCAAGAGCTCCTCAGGAAG GAACGTCTGGTCCTATCCAGCGAGCACTGGCTAGTCCTGGTCCCCTTCTGGGCAGTGTGGCCTTTCCAGACATTACTGCTGCCCCGGCGGCATGTGCGGCGGCTACCTGAGCTGACCCCTGCTGAACGTGATG ATCTGGCCTCCATCATGAAGAAGCTCTTGACCAAGTATGACAACCTATTTGAGACATCTTTCCCCTACTCCATGGGCTGGCACG GGGCGCCCACGGGATTAAAGACTGGGGCCACCTGTGACCACTGGCAGCTACACGCTCATTACTACCCGCCACTCCTGCGCTCCGCTACTGTCCGCAAGTTCATGGTTGGCTATGAAATGCTTGCCCAGGCGCAGCGGGACCTCACTCCTGAACAG GCTGCAGAGAGATTAAGGGCACTTCCTGAGGTACATTATTGCCTGGCGAAGGAAGACAAGGAAACCGCAGCCATCGATTGA
- the Sigmar1 gene encoding sigma non-opioid intracellular receptor 1, with product MQWAVGRRWAWIALFLAVAAVLTQAVWLWLGTQSFVFQREEIAQLARQYSGLDHELAFSRLIVELRRLHPGHVLPDEELQWVFVNAGGWMGAMCLLHASLSEYVLLFGTALGSRGHSGRYWAEISDTIISGTFHQWREGTTKSEVFYPGETVVHGPGEATAVEWGPNTWMVEYGRGVIPSTLAFALADTVFSTQDFLTLFYTLRSYARCLRLELTTYLFGQDP from the exons ATGCAGTGGGCCGTGGGCCGGCGGTGGGCATGGATCGCCCTATTTCTGGCTGTTGCCGCGGTGCTGACCCAGGCGGTCTGGCTGTGGCTGGGGACGCAGAGCTTCGTCTTCCAGCGAGAAGAGATCGCGCAGCTTGCTCGGCAGTACTCTG GACTGGACCATGAGCTGGCCTTCTCTCGGCTGATCGTGGAGCTGCGGAGGCTGCACCCAGGCCACGTGCTGCCGGATGAGGAGCTGCAGTGGGTGTTTGTGAACGCGGGCGGCTGGATGGGCGCCATGTGTCTTCTGCACGCCTCGCTGTCTGAGTATGTGCTGCTCTTCGGCACCGCCCTGGGCTCCCGTGGCCATTCGG GACGATATTGGGCTGAGATTTCTGACACCATCATCTCTGGCACCTTCCACCAGTGGAGAGAGGGCACCACGAAAAGTGAGGTCTTCTACCCAG GAGAAACAGTTGTGCATGGGCCTGGGGAGGCAACGGCTGTGGAGTGGGGGCCGAACACATGGATGGTGGAGTATGGCCGAGGTGTCATTCCGTCTACCTTGGCCTTTGCACTGGCTGACACTGTCTTCAGCACCCAGGACTTCCTCACCCTCTTCTATACGCTTCGCTCCTATGCCCGGTGCCTCCGGCTTGAACTCACCACCTACCTCTTTGGCCAAGACCCCTGA